A segment of the Bordetella flabilis genome:
GCGGTCAAGGACCGCTACCTCGGCGTCGGGGTGTGATCCGAACCGCCGCGGGGCGGCCGCAGCCGGGCTGTCCCGCCGAACATCCATGGGAACCGAACATGTCCGATCCTGAAATTTCCGCACGCGCGCAGCATGACCTGCGCGACTTGCAACAGCTGCGCGTCGATGGCGGCCGCCTCTGGGATACGCTGATGACGCTGGCGCGCATCGGCGCCACCGACAAGGGCGGCGTGCGCCGGCTGGCGCTGACCGACCTGGACCGCCAGGGCCGCGAACTGGTCATGCGGTGGGCGCGCGAACTGGGTTGCGCCGTCAGCATCGACGCCATCGGCAATATCTTCATGCGGCGCCCGGGCCGCCGCGACGATTTGCCGCCCGTGGTGACGGGCAGCCATATCGACACCCAACCCACCGGCGGCAAGTTCGACGGCAATTATGGCGTGCTGGCGGGCATCGAGGTACTGCGCACGCTGCACGCGCACGGCATCGTCACCGAAGCGCCGCTCGAAGTCGCGGTATGGACCAACGAGGAGGGCTCGCGCTTCGTTCCCGTCATGATGGGCTCGGGCGTATTTGTCGGGGCCTTCACGCTGGAACACGCCCTGGCGCAGCGCGACCGCGACGGCATCAGCGTGGCCGAAGCCTTGCGGGACATAGGCCAGGACGGCAGCGCAGCCGTGGGCGGCCGGCGCGTGGGCGCCTACTTCGAGGCGCACATCGAGCAGGGTCCCATCCTGGAAGCCAACGGCAAGGTCATCGGGCTGGTGCAGGGCGCCCTGGGCCAGCGCTGGTTCGACGTCAC
Coding sequences within it:
- a CDS encoding Zn-dependent hydrolase is translated as MSDPEISARAQHDLRDLQQLRVDGGRLWDTLMTLARIGATDKGGVRRLALTDLDRQGRELVMRWARELGCAVSIDAIGNIFMRRPGRRDDLPPVVTGSHIDTQPTGGKFDGNYGVLAGIEVLRTLHAHGIVTEAPLEVAVWTNEEGSRFVPVMMGSGVFVGAFTLEHALAQRDRDGISVAEALRDIGQDGSAAVGGRRVGAYFEAHIEQGPILEANGKVIGLVQGALGQRWFDVTVTGMEAHAGPTPMALRHDALLAAADIVKQVNRIALDHAPHARGTVGCLDTYPNSRNVIPGRVQLTVDLRAADDATLAAMSAALREFCAGLAGVTADVREVVYFPPQPFDAGLVGALRASADALGYPSMEVVSGAGHDAVYLARVAPTAMIFVPCKDGISHNEIEDAQPEHLEAGCNVLLQAVLRAAGVAAGREDAA